In uncultured Methanobacterium sp., a genomic segment contains:
- a CDS encoding aldo/keto reductase produces MLYREMGKTGEKISILGFGCMRLPIMGTYDRIDVEKATQLLDHALDEGINYLDTAYPYHSAETSKGGASEVFLGDYFTENDRRDEVYLTTKSPTWLLEDEQDMDKFLDEQLRRLKTDYIDFYLLHSLKEKQWYHLEDLGVFEFLDSAISDGRIKYTGFSTHDETDFVKEVVDSYQWDMCQIQYNYLDENIQAGSDGLKYAAGKGLGVVIMEPLKGGVLADYVPQEVQKIWAGAPVGRTPVEWALRYLWNIPEISVVLSGMNTMEQLQENLKIAEDGLPKSLTPEEMEIMEDVKQVYHGKISVECSRCGYCMPCPSGINIPRCFSYLNQAEMLEDYSEVKNQYYFMLKDFERAGNCLECGLCEELCSQHLHIREQLRNVEKKMGN; encoded by the coding sequence ATGCTGTATCGAGAAATGGGTAAAACTGGTGAAAAGATTTCCATACTGGGCTTTGGATGTATGCGACTCCCTATCATGGGAACATACGACCGGATTGATGTTGAAAAGGCAACTCAGTTACTGGATCATGCTCTGGATGAAGGAATAAACTACTTGGACACTGCTTATCCTTATCATAGTGCGGAAACATCCAAAGGAGGGGCCAGTGAAGTGTTCCTGGGGGATTACTTCACTGAAAATGATAGGCGGGATGAAGTCTACCTGACCACCAAGTCTCCCACCTGGCTTCTGGAAGATGAGCAGGATATGGATAAATTTCTAGATGAACAGCTCCGACGACTGAAGACTGACTACATTGATTTTTATCTCTTGCATTCCCTGAAGGAGAAACAATGGTATCACCTGGAAGATCTTGGGGTTTTCGAGTTTTTAGATTCAGCAATCTCTGATGGACGTATAAAATACACTGGTTTCTCCACCCATGATGAAACTGACTTTGTGAAGGAAGTGGTGGATTCCTACCAGTGGGATATGTGCCAGATACAGTACAACTACCTGGATGAAAATATTCAGGCAGGTTCAGATGGCTTAAAATATGCAGCAGGGAAAGGATTAGGGGTGGTGATTATGGAACCCCTTAAAGGTGGGGTTCTGGCAGATTACGTGCCACAGGAAGTTCAAAAGATATGGGCTGGTGCTCCCGTAGGGCGGACACCTGTAGAGTGGGCGCTACGTTACCTGTGGAATATTCCAGAGATAAGTGTGGTTTTAAGTGGTATGAACACCATGGAACAGTTACAGGAGAACCTGAAGATTGCAGAAGATGGCCTACCAAAATCATTAACTCCAGAAGAAATGGAGATAATGGAAGATGTGAAACAGGTTTATCATGGTAAAATCAGTGTGGAATGCTCACGCTGTGGATACTGCATGCCCTGCCCCAGTGGAATAAACATCCCCCGGTGTTTCAGTTACCTGAACCAGGCTGAAATGCTGGAGGACTATTCTGAAGTGAAAAATCAGTACTATTTCATGTTAAAGGATTTTGAAAGAGCAGGTAACTGTCTGGAATGTGGACTTTGTGAGGAACTGTGCTCCCAGCACCTTCACATACGTGAACAACTGCGGAATGTGGAAAAGAAAATGGGAAATTAA
- a CDS encoding AI-2E family transporter — MIYKIKGTLTSALFVLAVLLVLSVVVLTPMLSMIVLAVVFAYVVRPIARRLQPFLRFQSLAILVAMAVVILPLILLVIFCIDSLIHSAPALITAAKASNIGNLTTTSLQNSSQLAQYFPSNMYPYMGSASGVVETAVSDILRGIASYLVSLVQSIPTLALELFVFFMATFYIARDGDRIWAYVDMAIPIERKGFFKNLIKETDNVLKSIFYGHFLTAMIVGTISGIGFYILGYPYALFLGILTGFTQVIPFIGHWPTYTVLALYDLFTGNYLRMVLVILLSIGLSVLDMYIRPQISGKYADIHPMIFLLGFICGPLLMGLVGFIIGPLVLGVAYAALLAYKESRDAMVPEKKTEDSP; from the coding sequence ATGATTTACAAAATAAAGGGAACCCTCACCTCGGCATTGTTTGTGCTGGCGGTTCTTCTGGTTTTATCCGTGGTGGTTTTAACCCCCATGCTGAGTATGATCGTACTGGCAGTAGTTTTTGCTTATGTGGTCCGTCCCATAGCCCGGAGACTGCAACCATTCCTTCGCTTCCAGTCTCTGGCCATACTGGTGGCAATGGCAGTGGTGATACTTCCATTAATTCTCCTGGTGATTTTCTGCATAGATTCCTTAATACACTCTGCCCCTGCCCTTATAACTGCGGCAAAAGCCAGTAACATTGGGAACTTAACCACAACCTCCCTCCAGAATTCATCCCAGTTAGCCCAGTACTTCCCCTCCAACATGTATCCTTACATGGGATCAGCCTCTGGAGTGGTGGAGACAGCTGTATCAGATATACTTAGGGGGATTGCATCATACCTGGTGAGCTTAGTACAGTCCATACCTACTTTGGCTCTGGAACTTTTTGTCTTCTTTATGGCCACATTCTACATAGCACGGGATGGTGACCGAATATGGGCCTATGTTGATATGGCCATACCCATTGAAAGGAAGGGATTTTTCAAGAACCTAATTAAAGAGACGGATAATGTCCTGAAAAGCATTTTCTACGGACACTTCCTCACAGCTATGATCGTGGGAACCATCTCTGGAATAGGGTTTTACATCCTCGGATATCCATACGCACTCTTTTTAGGAATTTTAACTGGATTCACCCAGGTGATACCATTCATTGGTCACTGGCCCACCTACACTGTGCTGGCGCTTTACGACCTTTTCACCGGGAATTACCTGCGTATGGTACTGGTTATTCTGTTAAGTATAGGATTGAGTGTGTTGGATATGTACATACGCCCTCAAATATCCGGTAAATATGCAGATATACATCCAATGATATTCCTTTTAGGATTCATCTGCGGACCACTCCTAATGGGATTGGTGGGATTCATTATCGGCCCCTTGGTTTTGGGAGTGGCCTATGCAGCACTTCTGGCATACAAAGAATCTCGAGATGCAATGGTCCCTGAAAAAAAGACTGAAGATTCACCTTAA
- a CDS encoding CBS domain-containing protein: MTKSTLVKDYMTRAVITVTPDTPNEEVIQLMKKTGHDGFPVINNGEVIGMITAFDFLLKKWAGYVRDIMSTDVVVADESMSLNDAARVLFRMGISRMPVISEKGTLVGIITNTDIVRSHIERSTPMKVRYFKKTLEQLYNIKTRLVHEKVPIDRLRPTQNRVYADELQGRTYELRRGLAEPTIVVKTGNRFILVDGHHRTVASRKLGFKEIDSYVITLDEDIKLGMEKTADKEGIFSLDDVEIIDDAQHPLIAITGPLRKDDKVIKK, from the coding sequence ATGACTAAATCCACACTGGTTAAGGATTACATGACCCGAGCGGTCATAACTGTCACACCTGATACTCCCAATGAGGAAGTAATCCAGTTAATGAAGAAGACTGGTCACGATGGGTTCCCGGTTATAAACAATGGCGAAGTTATTGGTATGATAACTGCCTTTGACTTCCTCCTGAAAAAATGGGCGGGTTATGTCCGGGATATCATGTCCACCGATGTGGTGGTGGCTGATGAATCCATGTCCCTTAACGACGCTGCCAGGGTCCTATTCCGCATGGGAATCTCTAGAATGCCAGTCATAAGTGAAAAAGGCACTTTAGTGGGTATTATAACCAACACGGATATTGTACGTTCCCATATAGAACGTTCCACTCCTATGAAGGTTAGGTACTTTAAGAAGACATTGGAACAGCTTTATAACATTAAAACCAGGCTAGTCCATGAGAAGGTGCCCATTGATCGTTTAAGGCCCACCCAGAACCGTGTGTATGCTGATGAGCTTCAGGGACGTACCTACGAACTTAGAAGAGGACTGGCAGAACCAACCATTGTGGTAAAAACAGGAAACCGTTTCATCCTGGTGGACGGCCATCATCGTACTGTGGCCTCCCGTAAACTGGGATTTAAGGAAATAGATTCCTATGTCATAACTCTGGATGAGGACATAAAACTGGGAATGGAAAAAACCGCAGATAAAGAGGGTATTTTTTCATTAGATGATGTGGAGATCATAGATGATGCACAACACCCTTTAATAGCCATAACTGGTCCATTACGTAAAGATGATAAGGTGATTAAGAAATGA
- a CDS encoding nitroreductase family protein — MENLNKELCIKCGVCALNCPLGLIEIENYPEILEEAADFCVQCGHCMSICPEGAIGSPNSGGRVNGSFHITPLEMGLHMKSRRSIRNYSDKPVEMEKLEKIFEIIRYAPTGNNGQPVQWTVINDPEKVNQISTSTINWMREALKEKSKFMVPIAPLVEAWDNGRDPILRRAPCLVVAHAPSDKKSASTDGIIALTHLDLLLPSFGMGGCWAGILNMVCSQNPSLKGLMGVPEGNTVIYPFMVGYPRYQYQRIPERNQPEIVWGIK, encoded by the coding sequence ATGGAAAATTTAAACAAGGAACTATGTATAAAATGTGGGGTCTGCGCCCTGAACTGTCCCCTAGGCTTGATAGAAATAGAGAATTATCCTGAAATTCTGGAAGAAGCAGCAGACTTCTGTGTTCAGTGTGGACACTGCATGTCCATCTGTCCAGAAGGAGCAATCGGATCACCAAACTCCGGAGGAAGGGTGAATGGAAGTTTCCACATCACACCCCTGGAAATGGGATTGCACATGAAATCAAGAAGATCTATACGTAATTACAGTGATAAACCAGTAGAAATGGAAAAACTGGAAAAAATCTTTGAAATAATAAGGTATGCACCCACAGGAAATAATGGCCAGCCAGTGCAATGGACCGTGATCAACGACCCTGAAAAAGTTAACCAGATAAGTACCAGTACCATTAATTGGATGAGGGAAGCTTTAAAGGAAAAATCTAAATTTATGGTGCCAATAGCGCCCTTGGTTGAAGCATGGGATAATGGGAGGGATCCAATCCTGAGAAGAGCGCCCTGTCTGGTGGTGGCCCATGCCCCATCAGATAAAAAAAGCGCATCAACCGATGGAATAATTGCCTTAACTCACCTTGACCTTTTATTGCCCTCCTTTGGGATGGGTGGATGTTGGGCAGGTATTTTAAACATGGTTTGCAGCCAAAATCCTTCTTTGAAGGGTTTGATGGGAGTTCCTGAAGGAAATACAGTAATTTATCCATTCATGGTTGGATATCCTCGGTATCAGTACCAGAGAATCCCTGAAAGAAACCAGCCTGAAATAGTATGGGGGATAAAATGA
- a CDS encoding MarR family transcriptional regulator, which yields MNEKKQCPVMCSCLYFTSNKLNRILNKMAEEEFIKTGLSPSHALTLMNINRHPGFSQKELSEIMNIKPSTTTRFIDKLEGRGMVERKIEGKLSYLYPTSKGAELQSKIDKCLENLNKRYSEILGCEESVKLTEAIDKAATELEKNI from the coding sequence ATGAATGAAAAAAAACAATGCCCGGTCATGTGCAGTTGCCTGTACTTCACCAGTAACAAACTTAACCGGATTCTTAACAAAATGGCAGAGGAAGAATTTATTAAAACCGGTCTTTCACCCTCACATGCTTTAACCCTCATGAACATCAATCGGCATCCTGGTTTTTCTCAGAAAGAGCTTTCAGAAATCATGAACATCAAACCATCCACCACCACCCGTTTCATTGACAAACTGGAAGGAAGGGGAATGGTTGAAAGAAAAATTGAGGGAAAATTATCCTATCTTTATCCCACCAGCAAGGGAGCTGAACTCCAGAGTAAGATTGATAAATGCTTGGAAAACCTGAATAAACGTTACTCAGAAATTTTGGGTTGTGAAGAAAGTGTTAAACTAACTGAAGCTATTGATAAAGCAGCAACTGAACTGGAAAAAAATATTTAA
- a CDS encoding radical SAM protein, translated as MNLIQKIKDKKILEILQEANQITLAEHGNQITLERAIFLSWWCDKGDCSFCYMSSQKPLIQDPKKARRRVEAILAEAEMVRRMGWNIEFLSGGYGAFTTPEIKNIATEIHQITDNPVWLNVGITSELDVYGEEVTGVTGAVEVANPELHRKICPSKPLNDITGMLTEAGDLGFKKAITIILGLGETPEDLQYLWEMIQDLEIDRIIFYSLNPHPDTPYADTPQPASLYYAGVVAATRIKFPQLEIITGTWVDNLANIGPLILAGSNGITKFPLFKMFGTRYGRRVEEEVHWTGRKLQGTFTDHSCLDGESPRSELDPFLKRYIKSCLNNKTEYKV; from the coding sequence ATGAACCTCATCCAAAAAATAAAAGACAAAAAAATCCTGGAAATCCTCCAGGAAGCCAACCAGATCACCCTAGCTGAACACGGTAACCAGATAACCCTTGAAAGGGCCATTTTCCTTTCATGGTGGTGTGATAAGGGGGATTGTAGTTTCTGTTACATGTCATCTCAAAAACCCCTTATTCAGGACCCTAAAAAAGCCAGACGTAGGGTGGAGGCAATATTAGCTGAGGCAGAAATGGTGCGCAGGATGGGGTGGAACATTGAATTTTTATCAGGGGGATACGGAGCATTCACCACTCCTGAAATTAAGAACATAGCCACAGAGATCCACCAGATCACGGATAACCCGGTGTGGCTAAATGTGGGGATAACCAGTGAACTTGATGTCTATGGTGAGGAGGTTACAGGGGTAACAGGGGCAGTGGAGGTTGCCAACCCGGAACTCCACCGGAAGATATGTCCCAGCAAACCATTAAACGATATAACTGGTATGCTCACCGAGGCAGGGGACCTTGGATTTAAAAAGGCCATAACCATCATACTGGGCCTGGGTGAGACACCCGAAGATCTGCAGTATCTCTGGGAAATGATCCAGGATCTGGAAATTGACCGGATCATCTTCTATTCTCTCAACCCTCACCCTGACACACCATATGCTGACACCCCTCAGCCGGCATCCTTGTACTATGCAGGGGTGGTGGCTGCAACCAGGATAAAGTTTCCCCAACTGGAGATCATCACCGGAACCTGGGTGGACAACCTGGCCAACATCGGACCCCTCATACTGGCGGGGTCTAATGGAATCACCAAATTCCCCTTATTTAAGATGTTCGGCACCCGTTACGGGAGAAGGGTTGAGGAAGAAGTCCACTGGACGGGTAGGAAATTGCAGGGAACCTTCACTGATCATTCCTGCCTGGATGGTGAAAGTCCCCGGAGTGAACTGGACCCCTTCCTAAAAAGATATATCAAAAGTTGTCTCAATAATAAAACTGAGTATAAGGTTTAA
- the gatB gene encoding Asp-tRNA(Asn)/Glu-tRNA(Gln) amidotransferase subunit GatB, with the protein MMCGLEIHVQLETESKLFCTCHTNYQEAAPNTNVCYVCLNQPGAKPYPPNQSALDGAIMIALMLGCKISPDVTYFMRKHYDYPDLSSGYQRTSIPIGYEGDLNGVRIREVHLEEDPGQYKPDLGIVDFNRSGIPLIEIVTEPDMTSPEEARKFLRELIRVLEYSGSARGEGTMRADVNISMEGGKRAEIKNVNSIKGAYKALQFEMVRQKNLIKRGIEIKQETRAFMESQMITVPMRLKEEAEDYRYIPDPDLPPMVAEEERVEVIREEMPEPAHIKTERFVEEYGIKKDHAQVITSELELADAFEEVARDVDPEFAALWMRDELKRVLYYNKLNYRESEITTDQLVELLRMLQDKKITTKAGQRIIEQLPHNPKMPGLIAEEMGLVGVVEDDTVMAAVKQAVDENPEAVSDYFEGKSKALNFLVGQVMRLTRGKADPSKTNQMVVEELKTRE; encoded by the coding sequence ATGATGTGCGGATTGGAAATCCACGTTCAACTTGAAACAGAATCAAAACTGTTCTGCACCTGTCACACTAACTACCAGGAGGCAGCTCCCAATACTAACGTATGTTACGTATGCTTAAACCAGCCGGGAGCCAAACCATACCCTCCAAACCAGTCAGCCCTGGACGGGGCAATTATGATCGCTTTGATGCTGGGCTGTAAGATCAGCCCGGATGTAACTTACTTCATGCGTAAACACTACGATTACCCTGATCTCTCCTCAGGATACCAGAGAACATCCATACCCATAGGGTACGAAGGAGATTTGAACGGTGTGCGTATCAGAGAAGTTCACTTGGAAGAAGACCCTGGCCAGTACAAGCCAGACTTAGGTATAGTTGATTTTAACCGGTCAGGAATACCATTAATTGAGATCGTAACCGAACCGGATATGACCTCCCCTGAAGAAGCCCGTAAATTTTTAAGAGAACTTATCAGGGTCTTAGAGTACAGTGGAAGTGCCCGTGGTGAGGGTACTATGCGTGCTGATGTGAACATCTCCATGGAAGGGGGTAAAAGAGCAGAGATCAAAAACGTGAACTCCATCAAAGGTGCCTACAAGGCACTTCAGTTTGAAATGGTACGGCAGAAAAACCTCATAAAGAGGGGTATTGAAATAAAACAGGAAACCCGTGCCTTTATGGAGTCACAGATGATCACCGTACCCATGCGTCTTAAGGAAGAAGCAGAGGACTACCGTTACATACCCGACCCAGACCTGCCTCCAATGGTTGCTGAAGAGGAAAGGGTGGAAGTCATCCGGGAAGAAATGCCTGAACCGGCCCATATTAAAACAGAACGTTTCGTGGAGGAGTATGGGATTAAAAAGGACCATGCACAGGTAATCACTTCTGAACTGGAACTGGCCGATGCCTTTGAAGAGGTGGCCCGGGATGTGGACCCTGAGTTTGCTGCACTGTGGATGAGGGATGAACTCAAACGGGTTCTTTACTACAACAAACTCAACTACCGGGAAAGTGAAATAACCACTGACCAGCTGGTGGAGTTACTACGGATGTTGCAGGATAAGAAGATCACCACCAAAGCTGGTCAAAGGATCATTGAACAACTACCACATAACCCCAAGATGCCAGGACTCATTGCCGAAGAAATGGGACTGGTGGGAGTGGTGGAAGATGACACCGTAATGGCAGCAGTGAAGCAGGCCGTAGATGAAAATCCTGAAGCTGTCTCTGACTACTTTGAGGGTAAATCCAAGGCCCTGAATTTCCTGGTGGGTCAGGTAATGCGATTAACACGGGGTAAAGCCGATCCTTCAAAGACCAACCAGATGGTTGTGGAAGAACTTAAGACACGAGAATAA
- a CDS encoding dihydroorotate dehydrogenase electron transfer subunit: MAKDKIMHVPQVLKIKRVVEETPTVKTFYFPWEVKDEDNNQFPAPGQFFMVWNFSDEKPMSISRIDPVKEEIGISVKMVGPFTQSLHKLHKNDQLGLRGPYGRGFEIAGSRILAVGGGIGMAPVVAFTEAASSRGVKVDTITAATTQSEILFAERLETAGARVFPTTDDGSHGFCGFATELAEKLLNEGSYDMVVACGPEIMMQKLSLITEKFQIPAQFSLERYMKCAVGICGQCCVDDVGWRICVEGPVFWGDQLRMISEFGKYHRDASGIKNKF, from the coding sequence ATGGCAAAGGATAAGATCATGCATGTTCCACAGGTACTGAAGATCAAGAGGGTAGTTGAGGAAACACCCACTGTGAAAACCTTCTATTTTCCATGGGAGGTTAAAGATGAGGATAACAACCAGTTTCCAGCTCCGGGGCAATTTTTCATGGTCTGGAATTTCTCAGATGAAAAACCAATGTCCATATCCCGTATTGATCCAGTCAAGGAAGAAATTGGTATTTCCGTGAAAATGGTGGGTCCATTCACCCAGTCACTCCACAAACTCCATAAAAACGACCAACTAGGATTAAGAGGTCCCTACGGCCGAGGATTTGAGATTGCAGGTTCTCGTATCCTGGCAGTAGGTGGGGGTATTGGAATGGCACCGGTTGTTGCCTTCACTGAAGCAGCATCCAGCAGAGGAGTGAAAGTGGATACCATCACCGCTGCCACCACCCAGAGTGAAATATTATTCGCAGAACGCCTTGAAACGGCAGGTGCCAGGGTGTTCCCCACCACGGATGATGGTAGTCATGGTTTCTGTGGCTTTGCCACGGAACTAGCTGAAAAACTCCTTAATGAGGGTAGTTACGATATGGTGGTGGCCTGCGGCCCGGAGATAATGATGCAAAAACTATCCCTAATCACCGAGAAATTCCAGATCCCGGCACAGTTTTCCTTGGAGCGCTACATGAAGTGTGCCGTGGGAATATGTGGCCAGTGCTGTGTTGATGATGTGGGCTGGAGGATCTGTGTAGAAGGACCAGTGTTCTGGGGAGACCAGCTTCGTATGATATCAGAATTCGGAAAATACCACAGAGATGCCTCTGGAATCAAAAATAAGTTTTAA
- a CDS encoding DUF504 domain-containing protein, whose translation MAKRILDMLRWHPEMNFEDCKVTYLHRGSPGNLKTIPATNIQALEGGFMIMFDGSMVPYHRIIKIESDKRVIWKKNPKGRFHD comes from the coding sequence ATGGCCAAAAGAATCCTGGATATGTTGAGATGGCATCCCGAAATGAACTTTGAAGATTGTAAGGTTACCTATCTGCATCGGGGAAGTCCGGGTAACCTTAAAACCATTCCAGCCACCAACATTCAAGCTTTAGAAGGAGGATTTATGATTATGTTTGATGGATCTATGGTTCCTTATCATCGTATAATTAAGATAGAATCTGATAAAAGAGTTATATGGAAGAAAAATCCTAAAGGGAGGTTTCATGACTAA
- the hjc gene encoding Holliday junction resolvase Hjc — translation MSKTGSREERELVKMFWDADCAAMRAPASGGATKKPLPDIIAGNGKIYLAIEVKSSSKDRIYIDSEKINALCEFAKIFGAQPYIGAKFTRKKWRFLTPDILHVTRQNNYRVDVDLAFGKGMEFDEILGKDKQVKF, via the coding sequence ATGAGTAAGACAGGATCCCGTGAAGAACGAGAACTGGTTAAGATGTTTTGGGATGCAGATTGTGCAGCCATGCGTGCCCCTGCATCAGGCGGAGCCACTAAAAAACCACTCCCAGATATAATTGCAGGTAACGGTAAGATATACCTGGCCATTGAGGTTAAATCCTCATCCAAGGACCGCATTTATATTGATTCTGAAAAGATTAATGCCCTCTGCGAATTTGCAAAGATTTTTGGTGCACAACCTTATATTGGGGCTAAATTTACCCGTAAAAAGTGGCGATTTTTAACTCCAGACATACTCCATGTAACCAGACAGAACAATTACCGTGTAGACGTGGACCTGGCCTTTGGAAAGGGAATGGAGTTTGATGAAATACTAGGAAAGGATAAACAGGTTAAATTCTAA
- a CDS encoding flavin reductase family protein, translating to MEKTDLGKNTFIYPMPVTLLGTKHGESANFMALGWLTKANGNPPLLVAGINKAHLTTELLKENKVFSINYPTVDMIKEVDYCGLVSGRKEDKSQLFTVEYGELGSAPLIKECPLSMECKLVDVYEMPTHNLFVGEIIATYADEEILTSGKPDMGKLNPLLLTMPDNNYWTVEKKVGKAWNIGLELKNKRS from the coding sequence ATGGAAAAAACAGATCTGGGTAAAAACACGTTTATTTATCCAATGCCGGTGACACTTCTGGGCACTAAACATGGAGAATCAGCAAATTTCATGGCATTAGGATGGTTAACTAAGGCTAATGGAAATCCACCGTTACTGGTAGCAGGGATAAATAAAGCCCATTTAACCACTGAGCTTTTAAAGGAAAATAAGGTATTCAGCATTAACTATCCTACGGTGGATATGATTAAGGAAGTTGATTATTGTGGGCTGGTATCTGGACGAAAAGAAGATAAAAGCCAGCTTTTCACAGTTGAATATGGTGAACTGGGAAGTGCACCACTGATCAAGGAATGTCCCCTCTCTATGGAATGCAAACTGGTTGATGTTTATGAAATGCCAACCCATAACCTGTTTGTAGGGGAGATAATTGCAACATACGCTGATGAGGAAATTCTCACCAGTGGAAAACCAGACATGGGCAAACTCAATCCACTGCTTTTAACCATGCCTGATAATAATTATTGGACTGTAGAAAAGAAAGTAGGTAAAGCCTGGAATATCGGACTGGAATTGAAAAATAAGAGGAGTTAA
- a CDS encoding dihydroorotate dehydrogenase, with amino-acid sequence MLEVEICHMKMRNPTVLAAGVLGSTSSSLNWAARSGTGAVVTKSFALESNKGYPNPTTVEVEGGIINAIGLSNPGVEAFKGELEKLEGNVPHIASIYGSTPEDFASLASQVEGLVDALELNVSCPHAMEGCGAAIGQDPDLTSNIVGAVKKSVKIPVIVKLTPNVTDIVEIARAAESAGADALTLINSLGPGMRIDPETAHPVLSNRFGGMSGPAIKPIALRCVYHAYQNVKIPIMGVGGITNYQDVVEFLYAGASCVQIGTAVMYHGLEVFHNINTGLEKFMTDKNYQTVEEMVGMAHQM; translated from the coding sequence ATGCTGGAAGTTGAAATATGCCATATGAAAATGAGAAACCCCACTGTTCTAGCGGCGGGTGTTCTGGGAAGCACGTCTTCATCCCTTAACTGGGCAGCAAGAAGTGGAACTGGGGCAGTGGTAACCAAATCCTTCGCATTAGAGTCCAATAAGGGCTACCCCAACCCCACCACTGTGGAAGTGGAGGGGGGTATAATAAATGCTATAGGCTTATCAAACCCTGGAGTGGAAGCATTCAAGGGAGAACTGGAAAAATTAGAGGGCAACGTTCCACATATCGCCTCAATCTACGGTTCCACACCGGAAGACTTTGCATCTCTAGCCAGCCAGGTTGAAGGCCTGGTGGATGCCCTGGAACTCAATGTATCCTGCCCCCATGCCATGGAAGGATGCGGAGCAGCAATAGGTCAAGATCCTGATCTAACCAGTAATATTGTAGGGGCAGTTAAAAAATCGGTAAAAATTCCAGTTATTGTCAAGTTAACACCCAATGTAACGGATATCGTGGAAATTGCCAGGGCAGCAGAAAGTGCTGGTGCTGATGCACTCACCCTTATCAACTCACTGGGTCCTGGTATGAGGATCGATCCCGAAACTGCTCACCCCGTACTTTCCAACCGCTTCGGTGGCATGTCCGGTCCAGCCATAAAACCCATAGCCCTGCGCTGCGTATACCATGCCTATCAGAATGTTAAAATCCCCATAATGGGGGTGGGTGGTATAACCAACTACCAGGATGTGGTGGAATTTTTATATGCCGGGGCCAGCTGCGTTCAGATTGGAACCGCAGTTATGTACCATGGACTGGAAGTTTTCCATAACATAAACACTGGTCTGGAGAAATTCATGACCGATAAAAATTATCAAACTGTGGAGGAAATGGTGGGAATGGCCCACCAAATGTAA
- the hisE gene encoding phosphoribosyl-ATP diphosphatase encodes MKDEIIREVYQVLEDRRDHTIDSYTSRIMQDDDKKAEDKILEKIGEEAAEVIIASKNDENLVSESADLIFHTLLLLVYKGVDLDELFTEFERRRH; translated from the coding sequence ATGAAGGATGAAATTATCAGGGAAGTTTACCAGGTCCTGGAGGATCGAAGGGACCACACAATTGACTCCTACACTTCTCGTATCATGCAGGATGATGATAAAAAAGCAGAGGATAAGATCCTGGAAAAAATAGGTGAAGAAGCTGCAGAAGTCATCATTGCCTCTAAAAATGATGAAAACCTGGTTTCAGAAAGTGCTGATCTTATATTCCACACCCTCCTGCTTCTAGTTTATAAGGGAGTGGACCTGGATGAGCTGTTCACTGAATTTGAGCGGAGAAGGCATTAA